The following are from one region of the Endozoicomonas sp. 4G genome:
- a CDS encoding C2H2-type zinc finger protein — MLSKIPLILTLVIAFSIHSSNNHAQENRLPLLVALAVGKALINTLKPCIEVLPIKGVYVTGVEEENEAIEWWELKVHSRAASDDSAYSEDSDSEDSSTSDEGSDNRLNEDEDETNAESDVQYETTTLNPFRVSNEISECCVAPALKNIKQELVSDSEITTNGTSDESVDNRSNKDESDARYVTTTLNPFRVLDETNQYGTTLELKKIKQEPTLDSEILTESEVDVTRVDAAKHQCNHEGFDYITGHKGHLREHKQTHLPADQRPKRPKVHQCDYAGCNYRTEYKTILKRHKQTHLPADQRPKRPKVHQCDYAGCNYRTEYKTILKRHKQTHLPADQRPKRPKVHQCDYAGCNYRTEYKTILKRHKQTHLPADQRPKRPKRPKVHQCDYAGCNYRTDFRSILKKHKQTHLTADQRVKVYQCDHKSCDYNTLLTSDLKRHKQTHLPANQRLKKHRCDHENCNFSTDRTNNLKKHKQTHLPADQRLRKPKVHHCDHEGCNYKTDQMGNLKKHKQTHLPADQRLKKHRCDHENCNFSTDRRNDLKKHKWTHLPADQRLKRYQCDHESCDYSTNRASDLKKHKWTHLPTNHRLKVHHCDYEYCNYSTDQAGNLNKHKQNHLPADQRPKRKAYDQLPSNAKRKKGDKE, encoded by the coding sequence TTGCTATCCAAAATCCCATTGATTTTAACCTTGGTCATTGCCTTTTCTATACATTCCTCTAATAACCATGCCCAGGAAAACAGGTTGCCTTTGCTGGTCGCTCTGGCTGTCGGCAAGGCGCTGATCAATACCCTGAAGCCCTGTATTGAGGTCTTACCCATAAAAGGAGTCTACGTTACGGGCGTTGAAGAAGAGAACGAGGCCATTGAATGGTGGGAGTTGAAGGTTCACAGTCGGGCAGCCTCTGATGATAGTGCCTACAGCGAAGACAGTGACAGCGAAGACAGCAGCACCTCTGATGAAGGCAGCGACAACCGTTTAAACGAAGATGAAGACGAAACTAATGCCGAATCTGATGTTCAGTATGAAACCACAACACTTAACCCTTTTCGGGTATCCAATGAAATCAGTGAGTGTTGTGTGGCTCCGGCACTGAAAAACATCAAGCAGGAGCTCGTTTCAGACAGTGAAATAACCACTAACGGTACCTCTGATGAAAGCGTCGACAACCGTTCAAACAAAGATGAATCTGATGCTCGGTATGTAACCACAACACTTAATCCCTTTCGAGTATTAGATGAAACCAATCAGTATGGTACGACTCTGGAACTGAAAAAGATTAAGCAGGAGCCCACTTTAGACAGTGAGATACTCACTGAGTCAGAGGTAGACGTGACAAGAGTGGACGCTGCTAAGCACCAGTGTAACCATGAGGGCTTCGACTATATCACCGGCCACAAGGGCCATCTAAGAGAACACAAACAGACTCACCTGCCTGCCGACCAAAGACCCAAGAGACCCAAGGTGCATCAGTGTGACTATGCAGGCTGCAACTACAGAACCGAATACAAGACCATTCTGAAAAGGCACAAACAAACCCACCTGCCTGCCGACCAAAGACCCAAGAGACCCAAGGTGCATCAGTGTGACTATGCGGGCTGCAACTACAGAACCGAATACAAGACCATTCTGAAAAGGCACAAACAAACCCACCTGCCTGCCGACCAAAGACCCAAGAGACCCAAGGTGCATCAGTGTGACTATGCGGGCTGCAACTACAGAACCGAATACAAGACCATTCTGAAAAGGCACAAACAAACCCACCTGCCTGCCGACCAAAGACCCAAGAGACCCAAGAGACCCAAGGTGCATCAGTGTGACTATGCGGGCTGCAACTACAGAACCGACTTCAGGTCCATTCTGAAAAAGCACAAACAAACCCACTTGACTGCCGACCAGAGAGTCAAGGTGTACCAGTGTGATCATAAGAGCTGCGACTACAACACCCTCCTGACGAGCGATCTGAAAAGGCACAAACAGACCCACCTGCCTGCCAACCAGAGACTCAAGAAGCACCGGTGTGACCATGAGAACTGTAACTTCAGCACCGACCGCACGAACAATCTGAAAAAGCACAAGCAGACCCACCTGCCTGCCGACCAGAGACTCAGGAAACCCAAAGTGCACCACTGCGATCATGAGGGCTGCAATTACAAAACCGACCAGATGGGCAATCTGAAAAAGCACAAGCAGACCCACCTGCCTGCCGACCAGAGGCTCAAGAAGCACCGGTGTGACCATGAGAACTGTAACTTCAGCACCGACCGAAGAAACGACCTGAAAAAGCACAAATGGACTCACCTGCCCGCCGACCAGAGACTCAAAAGGTACCAGTGTGATCATGAGAGCTGCGACTACAGCACCAACCGGGCGAGCGATCTGAAAAAGCACAAATGGACCCACCTGCCTACCAACCATAGACTCAAGGTGCACCATTGTGACTATGAGTACTGCAACTACAGCACCGACCAGGCGGGTAATCTGAACAAACACAAACAGAACCACCTGCCTGCCGACCAGAGACCCAAAAGAAAAGCCTATGACCAGCTGCCATCTAACGCGAAAAGAAAGAAAGGTGATAAAGAATGA
- a CDS encoding Abi family protein, translating to MVAFKKHALSLDEQIHTLSARGLVVTDPVRAKHYLKNISYFRLSAYTRPFYIPGSGDEHRFISGTSFDDVLRLYIFDRELRLLLLDAIERIEVALRAQLTQVLATRHGPHGYLDSNIFKSHYNHQWLISELKSKSERREIEAFLKSYQQKYPDSPVQPPLWMALELLSFKQISELFANLRFPEDQKPLTKHFGFQFTVLKTWFHSLSDLRNHCAHHSRVWNREFGTSPVWPRKAPKNWIYVPEKIAVHSSPAQTINPRRRLYYQLVIIETLLSKVSPGSGWATRLNGLISRNPAISRVHMGFPDNWEEEPLWILAGIQSK from the coding sequence ATGGTTGCTTTCAAAAAACACGCATTAAGCCTTGATGAGCAGATTCACACTTTGAGTGCCAGAGGCTTAGTAGTTACCGACCCTGTAAGAGCCAAACACTACTTAAAGAATATTAGTTACTTCCGTTTAAGTGCCTATACCCGTCCATTCTATATTCCCGGATCAGGTGATGAACACCGGTTCATTTCAGGCACATCGTTTGATGATGTCCTGAGACTTTATATTTTCGACAGAGAGTTGAGACTACTGCTTTTAGATGCCATTGAGCGAATAGAAGTTGCGCTGCGCGCTCAGTTAACACAAGTTCTTGCTACACGACATGGTCCTCACGGGTACCTTGACTCAAACATTTTTAAGAGCCATTACAATCACCAATGGCTAATTAGTGAACTGAAAAGCAAGTCTGAGAGGAGGGAGATAGAGGCATTTCTGAAAAGCTACCAACAGAAGTACCCTGATTCACCAGTACAACCACCCTTGTGGATGGCACTGGAACTTTTGAGCTTCAAGCAAATTTCAGAGCTCTTTGCCAATCTTCGCTTCCCGGAAGATCAGAAACCTCTTACAAAGCATTTTGGTTTTCAATTCACAGTGCTTAAAACCTGGTTTCATTCACTGTCTGATTTACGTAATCACTGCGCTCATCATTCCAGAGTCTGGAATAGAGAGTTTGGCACCAGCCCTGTATGGCCAAGAAAAGCACCAAAAAATTGGATATATGTTCCGGAGAAAATTGCTGTCCACTCATCACCTGCACAAACCATTAATCCACGGCGGCGTCTTTACTATCAACTGGTCATTATAGAAACACTATTAAGCAAGGTTAGCCCTGGAAGTGGCTGGGCTACCAGGCTTAACGGATTAATTTCAAGAAACCCAGCAATTTCAAGGGTACATATGGGCTTTCCGGATAACTGGGAAGAGGAACCCTTATGGATTCTTGCAGGCATTCAATCTAAGTAA
- a CDS encoding DnaT-like ssDNA-binding domain-containing protein, which yields MTDEERQRQKLRREWASGDRSPFQDFAQEREEEHPVFTQQAAQTDTPAEGARVQPLPEDFAPDSVYVEFLEEHHGIPADFTLAQLPEFKLYWLETGEARKAWQNKFKNHVIYQWKRGQSEKGQRTHKSTVEKLTDTSWADGLQFDFDESDDQS from the coding sequence ATGACAGACGAAGAGCGCCAAAGGCAAAAACTGCGAAGAGAGTGGGCTTCCGGAGACCGGTCTCCATTTCAGGATTTTGCTCAGGAACGTGAGGAAGAGCATCCGGTATTCACCCAGCAGGCTGCCCAGACAGACACGCCTGCCGAAGGTGCCAGGGTTCAGCCTTTGCCTGAAGACTTTGCTCCTGATTCGGTGTACGTAGAGTTTCTCGAGGAGCACCACGGGATTCCTGCGGATTTTACTCTTGCACAACTCCCGGAATTTAAGCTCTACTGGCTGGAGACGGGAGAAGCCCGTAAAGCCTGGCAGAATAAGTTTAAGAACCATGTGATCTATCAGTGGAAGCGGGGTCAAAGTGAAAAAGGGCAACGAACTCATAAGTCAACTGTCGAAAAACTTACAGACACCAGCTGGGCAGACGGACTCCAGTTCGACTTCGACGAGTCAGACGACCAGTCGTGA
- a CDS encoding replication protein P, which produces MKKGNELISQLSKNLQTPAGQTDSSSTSTSQTTSRETLQRAQQTKYAINTLFTMLEAAFPLKFKKAFPTDASLIEAKKVWIQGLSEFKPARIVKAGQKVLDTTKFFPDLSEIREHCKLHHDEMGLKKPLQAYYEACYAPEQTRDYRWSHIAVYLAARETGWMTLRSEEQRVAFPIFERNYNILCNRVLDGEDLEASIMKGIEDSRSKEAVRVADEHAEQSLRKTMEQQGIDPDSGRSAFETLKQSLPKRQ; this is translated from the coding sequence GTGAAAAAGGGCAACGAACTCATAAGTCAACTGTCGAAAAACTTACAGACACCAGCTGGGCAGACGGACTCCAGTTCGACTTCGACGAGTCAGACGACCAGTCGTGAAACCCTGCAAAGGGCCCAGCAGACCAAGTATGCCATTAATACCCTGTTTACCATGTTGGAAGCGGCTTTCCCGTTAAAGTTTAAAAAAGCCTTTCCCACCGATGCTTCATTGATCGAAGCGAAGAAGGTCTGGATTCAGGGGCTCAGTGAGTTTAAGCCTGCAAGGATTGTTAAAGCCGGGCAAAAAGTTCTGGATACCACCAAATTCTTTCCTGATCTCAGTGAAATACGTGAGCACTGCAAGCTGCATCATGATGAGATGGGATTGAAAAAACCTCTGCAAGCCTATTACGAAGCCTGCTATGCACCAGAGCAGACCCGTGACTATCGTTGGTCTCACATTGCCGTTTATCTGGCGGCCCGGGAAACAGGCTGGATGACCCTGCGAAGTGAAGAGCAAAGAGTCGCTTTTCCCATCTTTGAGCGAAACTACAACATTCTTTGCAATCGGGTGCTTGATGGTGAAGACCTTGAAGCTTCAATCATGAAAGGTATTGAAGACAGCCGTTCGAAAGAGGCGGTGAGAGTTGCCGATGAGCACGCCGAACAGTCTCTGCGAAAAACCATGGAACAGCAGGGGATTGATCCTGATTCGGGTCGCTCTGCTTTTGAGACGTTGAAACAGTCTTTACCCAAACGTCAGTAA
- the apbC gene encoding iron-sulfur cluster carrier protein ApbC, with product MSVERAAVEAAVQGYHDPYLKQDLVTAGCIKELAIESGNVTLKVELGYPAEGSKGGIEQLLAAKIENLPGVERANVSVSWSIASAPVQGALEAMNGAKNIIAVASGKGGVGKSTTTVNLALAMAAEGASVGILDADIYGPSIGMMLGLPDGTRPEVRHEKLFLPIEAHGLQAMSMAFLVTEDTPVVWRGPMVSGALQQLLTQTLWHDLDYLFIDMPPGTGDIQLTLAQKVPVTGSVIVTTPQDLALIDAKKGIEMFNKVNIPVLGVVENMAMHVCSECGHTEHLFGEGGGTRIADQFGVDLLGALPLSMMIREQSDEGVPTVVSEPDSQITMIYKDMAKRVAAELALKNAEQPKAPTISFSDD from the coding sequence ATGAGTGTCGAACGCGCTGCGGTTGAAGCCGCTGTTCAAGGCTATCACGATCCCTATCTGAAGCAGGACCTGGTCACTGCCGGTTGTATCAAAGAGCTTGCCATCGAGTCGGGTAACGTCACCCTGAAGGTCGAACTGGGCTATCCGGCAGAAGGCTCAAAGGGAGGCATTGAGCAGTTACTGGCTGCCAAGATTGAAAACCTTCCCGGTGTCGAACGTGCCAACGTCTCTGTGAGCTGGAGCATTGCCAGTGCTCCGGTTCAGGGGGCGCTGGAAGCCATGAACGGTGCCAAAAATATTATTGCCGTGGCTTCCGGCAAAGGCGGTGTCGGTAAGTCCACGACTACGGTTAATCTGGCATTGGCTATGGCAGCAGAAGGTGCCAGCGTCGGTATTCTGGATGCAGATATCTACGGTCCCAGCATTGGCATGATGCTGGGTTTGCCCGATGGCACCCGTCCGGAGGTCAGGCACGAAAAGCTTTTTTTGCCGATTGAGGCCCATGGTCTTCAGGCCATGTCCATGGCGTTTCTGGTGACAGAAGATACGCCGGTGGTTTGGCGGGGTCCTATGGTCAGCGGTGCTCTCCAGCAACTGTTGACCCAGACACTTTGGCATGATCTGGATTACCTGTTTATCGATATGCCTCCGGGTACCGGCGATATCCAGCTGACACTGGCTCAGAAAGTACCCGTCACTGGTAGTGTTATTGTCACCACGCCTCAGGACCTGGCCCTGATTGATGCCAAAAAAGGCATTGAAATGTTTAACAAGGTTAATATCCCGGTGCTGGGGGTTGTTGAAAATATGGCCATGCATGTCTGCTCTGAATGCGGTCATACCGAGCATCTGTTTGGCGAAGGAGGCGGCACCCGCATTGCCGATCAGTTTGGTGTTGATCTGCTGGGAGCGCTGCCTTTGTCCATGATGATTCGTGAGCAGTCTGATGAGGGTGTGCCAACGGTGGTTTCTGAGCCAGACTCGCAGATCACCATGATCTACAAAGATATGGCGAAACGAGTGGCTGCTGAATTGGCATTAAAGAATGCCGAGCAACCCAAAGCGCCCACCATCTCATTCAGTGATGACTGA
- a CDS encoding NAD(P)H-dependent oxidoreductase has protein sequence MNVLVVYAHPNPQSYNAALFKLTCEQLALAGHTVHPLDLYETDFEARMSCEERINYMTQDNTNGIENHVAKLKWAEAVVFVYPTWWMGPPAILKGWLDRIWLPGVVATYGANGLQPGLTRIKKFLIITTQGSSHWRMALTGNPPRKMFRLSLKAVSRCKDIQWLALYSMNKTTEVDRKQFMEKVRKHLQSF, from the coding sequence ATGAATGTTTTAGTGGTTTATGCCCACCCGAACCCACAGAGTTACAACGCAGCACTGTTCAAACTGACCTGTGAGCAGTTAGCCCTGGCTGGGCACACTGTGCACCCCCTGGACCTTTATGAAACTGACTTTGAAGCACGAATGTCCTGTGAAGAAAGGATCAACTATATGACCCAGGACAACACCAACGGGATCGAAAATCACGTCGCCAAACTGAAATGGGCTGAAGCGGTGGTTTTTGTCTATCCCACTTGGTGGATGGGCCCTCCAGCCATTTTAAAAGGCTGGCTTGACCGGATCTGGCTGCCCGGAGTGGTGGCGACCTATGGCGCTAATGGTCTGCAACCAGGTCTGACCCGCATTAAAAAGTTTCTGATCATTACCACCCAGGGATCCTCCCACTGGCGAATGGCCCTGACAGGCAACCCGCCCAGAAAAATGTTCAGGCTCTCGCTGAAAGCCGTATCCCGGTGCAAGGATATACAATGGCTGGCGCTTTACAGCATGAACAAAACGACAGAGGTCGACCGAAAGCAGTTTATGGAAAAAGTCAGGAAACATCTGCAAAGCTTCTGA
- the dcd gene encoding dCTP deaminase: MRLCDRDIEACLDSGTIIIEPRPGSGKISGVSVDLTLGNSFRVFNDHAAPFVDISGPREEINRVLDSIMSKEIALNDGEAFFLHPGELALAVTRESITLPDDIVGWLDGRSSLARLGLMVHVTAHRIDPGWSGQIVLEFFNGGKLPLALRPGMGIGAINFETMSGTAARPYNKRKDAKYKEQKSAVASRIAEDQ; the protein is encoded by the coding sequence ATGAGACTTTGTGATCGGGATATAGAAGCTTGCCTGGATAGCGGAACAATTATTATTGAGCCCCGTCCCGGCTCAGGCAAGATCAGTGGGGTCAGTGTTGACCTGACACTGGGCAACAGTTTCAGGGTGTTTAATGATCATGCCGCACCCTTTGTCGACATCAGTGGTCCCAGGGAAGAGATTAATCGGGTGCTGGACTCCATCATGAGCAAGGAGATTGCTCTGAATGATGGTGAGGCGTTTTTCCTTCATCCGGGAGAGCTGGCGCTGGCGGTTACTCGGGAATCCATTACCCTGCCTGATGATATTGTTGGCTGGCTGGACGGTCGGTCTTCGCTGGCAAGGCTGGGGCTGATGGTGCATGTTACCGCTCACCGGATTGACCCCGGATGGAGTGGTCAGATTGTGCTGGAGTTTTTTAACGGTGGCAAACTGCCTCTGGCTCTGCGTCCCGGAATGGGCATCGGTGCCATTAATTTTGAGACCATGAGTGGTACTGCAGCCCGCCCCTACAATAAGCGGAAAGACGCAAAATACAAGGAGCAGAAGAGTGCGGTGGCCAGCCGAATTGCTGAAGACCAATAA
- a CDS encoding OmpA family protein, with amino-acid sequence MGIPGAAYNMATGGAAFVAGALVGGTACAMADPVAEPDNPTAVSGIEGMSIVHFDFDSSKLKSNDLEKLNTLIGQLDQDSHIEIVGHACEIGTRAYNQKLSERRAEAVKKYLMSRGIPEESMTVKGEGEDHPVRGNDTEEMRQENRRAEIMLK; translated from the coding sequence ATGGGAATCCCCGGAGCGGCTTACAATATGGCAACCGGTGGCGCAGCTTTTGTGGCTGGTGCTCTGGTCGGCGGGACCGCCTGCGCCATGGCGGATCCTGTTGCTGAGCCTGATAACCCAACGGCTGTCTCTGGTATCGAAGGGATGTCCATCGTTCACTTTGACTTTGACTCTTCCAAACTGAAATCCAACGACCTGGAAAAGTTGAACACCCTGATAGGTCAGCTGGATCAGGACAGCCATATCGAAATTGTTGGTCATGCCTGTGAGATAGGTACCCGCGCTTACAACCAGAAGCTTTCTGAAAGAAGGGCTGAGGCTGTTAAAAAGTACCTGATGAGCAGAGGAATTCCCGAAGAAAGTATGACTGTAAAAGGCGAAGGTGAAGATCACCCGGTACGTGGTAACGATACAGAAGAGATGAGACAGGAAAATCGTCGTGCTGAAATTATGCTGAAGTAA
- the dapD gene encoding 2,3,4,5-tetrahydropyridine-2,6-dicarboxylate N-succinyltransferase translates to MSQTLFSLAMGVGSKNTKGDWLEVFYPMPLLHPSEKLVTAITELVEYQGGNTCVELDSTTCHALEESFVNLGEKALAKMMLSLEESDQPRVITFLETDDTLNSTPEAYLKLHLLSHRLVKPHGVNLQGIFPLLPNVAWTSEGAIDLTELPERQLQARAEGHTISVDSVDKFPKMTDYVVPAGVRIADAARVRLGAYVGEGTTIMHEGFINFNAGTEGKSMIEGRISAGIMIGEGSDLGGGCSTMGTLSGGNDIVVSLGKNCLIGANAGINIPLGDRCTIEAGLYLTAGSKVNVLDDQRNVVETVKASQLSGQSDLLFRRNSISGAIECLTNKSAIALNEELHAHN, encoded by the coding sequence ATGAGCCAAACTCTTTTCAGCCTTGCGATGGGTGTAGGCAGTAAAAATACCAAAGGCGACTGGCTGGAAGTATTCTACCCCATGCCTCTGCTGCACCCCTCTGAAAAACTGGTGACCGCCATTACTGAACTCGTTGAGTACCAAGGCGGCAACACCTGCGTTGAACTGGACAGCACTACCTGCCACGCGCTGGAAGAATCCTTCGTCAATCTGGGTGAAAAAGCCCTGGCAAAAATGATGCTGAGCCTGGAAGAAAGTGACCAGCCCCGTGTCATTACTTTTCTGGAAACTGACGACACCCTGAACAGTACGCCAGAAGCTTACCTGAAGCTGCATCTGCTCTCACATCGTCTGGTTAAGCCCCATGGCGTTAATTTGCAGGGCATTTTCCCGCTGCTGCCTAACGTGGCCTGGACCAGTGAAGGGGCCATCGATCTGACAGAACTGCCTGAACGCCAGCTGCAAGCCCGTGCTGAAGGCCACACCATCAGTGTTGATTCAGTGGATAAGTTCCCGAAAATGACGGACTACGTTGTCCCGGCCGGCGTGCGTATTGCCGATGCTGCCCGCGTTCGTCTGGGAGCTTATGTGGGTGAAGGAACCACAATCATGCACGAAGGCTTTATTAACTTTAATGCCGGTACAGAAGGCAAAAGCATGATCGAAGGTCGTATCTCTGCCGGTATTATGATTGGTGAAGGTTCCGACCTGGGCGGCGGTTGCAGCACAATGGGTACCTTGTCGGGAGGCAACGACATCGTGGTGTCTCTGGGTAAAAACTGCCTGATCGGTGCCAATGCTGGTATCAATATTCCCCTGGGCGACCGTTGCACCATTGAAGCCGGTCTTTATCTGACGGCAGGCAGCAAAGTCAATGTTCTGGATGATCAGAGAAACGTGGTTGAAACCGTTAAAGCCAGCCAACTGAGTGGTCAGTCCGACTTGCTGTTCCGCCGCAACTCTATTTCCGGTGCCATTGAATGTCTGACCAACAAGTCAGCTATCGCTCTTAATGAAGAGCTGCACGCTCATAACTGA
- a CDS encoding ArsC family reductase, with amino-acid sequence MSKITLYGISPSKCDTIRKARKWLNAAGIDYHFHDYRKDGLDKATLQNWSTELGWEALLNRRGTTWRQLPEEQKASVDETSAIELMLEQPAMIKRPLLDTGSERFLGFSDKQYQTLFRETNL; translated from the coding sequence ATGTCGAAAATCACACTATACGGTATAAGTCCCTCAAAATGCGACACTATTCGAAAAGCCCGCAAGTGGCTTAATGCCGCCGGTATTGACTACCACTTCCATGACTACCGCAAAGACGGTCTGGACAAGGCTACTCTGCAAAACTGGTCAACTGAACTGGGCTGGGAAGCACTGCTGAATCGCCGTGGTACCACCTGGCGACAGTTGCCCGAAGAGCAAAAAGCGTCCGTCGATGAAACCTCAGCCATCGAGCTAATGTTGGAGCAACCGGCTATGATCAAGCGACCCCTGCTCGACACCGGCTCCGAAAGATTTCTGGGCTTTTCAGACAAGCAATATCAAACACTTTTCAGAGAAACTAATTTATGA
- a CDS encoding recombinase family protein has protein sequence MKKAYSYIRFSTSRQAGGDSFRRQYQEAKNYAAEHNLDLQDLSLFDKGVSAFRGANQETALGKFIELVDSGEIKKDSFLLVESFDRLSRQAIMSALSLFTGIISRGIILVTLSDNKVYAQDADMMDIMYSVMIMSRANEESEMKSQRAAKSWKEQRQQARSEGHIIKNARRPAWLNQDLSLIPEHTSTIKRIFEMAINGYGYSKIAQILDNEGIKTPRGSRWRPSYLQHILRNRAIMGEYQPHRMDGKQRVPDGEPIPNYYPAIVPPETYYAAQRAIDKRNRRGSGSRKGQFRNLFTGLIRCARCGAAIVLGSQNSPTSTYLKCHNLDCHRSLRYEFAEPQILPVVSYIADHLAPAIEDPEIIRLQTEIQATEQRLQRLTEAFEASLSTTVAQQLKAAEDALEGLRVDLKDRQEAAATSKQRRQIEIFDPKTLEDRAALNARLRDLLNYISYDTETGLMTYIVEGEPVIEQQFSHNKKSSRVSGMGTAFNTTKDGMSLNFAKDHDLVA, from the coding sequence ATGAAAAAAGCGTATTCATATATTCGTTTCTCCACCAGCAGGCAAGCAGGCGGCGACAGTTTCCGCAGACAATACCAAGAAGCTAAGAACTATGCAGCAGAGCACAATTTAGACCTGCAAGACCTGTCCTTATTTGATAAAGGTGTATCAGCATTCCGTGGAGCTAATCAGGAAACAGCACTCGGTAAGTTTATAGAGCTGGTGGACTCAGGGGAAATCAAAAAAGATTCTTTTCTGCTGGTGGAATCCTTCGACCGCCTATCCCGACAGGCAATCATGTCAGCCCTGTCATTATTTACAGGCATCATCAGCAGGGGGATTATCTTAGTCACCCTGTCAGATAATAAGGTATACGCCCAAGATGCGGACATGATGGACATAATGTATTCAGTAATGATTATGAGCCGCGCCAATGAAGAATCAGAAATGAAGTCCCAGAGAGCCGCCAAGAGCTGGAAAGAGCAACGCCAGCAAGCCAGATCAGAGGGACACATTATAAAGAACGCTCGCCGTCCTGCATGGCTAAATCAAGATCTGTCCTTAATCCCAGAGCATACCAGCACAATCAAAAGAATATTTGAAATGGCAATCAATGGGTATGGCTACAGCAAAATCGCACAGATACTTGATAATGAAGGCATAAAAACACCTCGCGGCTCCCGATGGCGTCCCAGCTACCTTCAGCACATTCTAAGAAACCGAGCCATTATGGGCGAATACCAGCCCCACAGAATGGATGGCAAGCAGCGAGTACCAGACGGAGAACCAATACCGAACTACTACCCCGCCATCGTTCCCCCCGAGACGTATTACGCAGCACAGAGAGCCATTGACAAGCGAAACCGGAGAGGTTCAGGCAGTCGCAAAGGTCAATTTAGAAACCTCTTCACGGGCTTGATACGTTGCGCTCGTTGCGGTGCAGCAATAGTCCTTGGCTCCCAGAACTCACCCACCAGCACCTATCTAAAGTGTCATAACCTTGATTGCCATCGATCTCTCAGATATGAATTTGCAGAGCCCCAAATTTTGCCAGTTGTTTCATACATTGCCGACCACCTTGCACCAGCAATAGAAGACCCGGAGATAATAAGGCTCCAAACTGAGATACAAGCCACAGAACAACGGCTACAGCGGCTTACAGAGGCGTTTGAGGCATCCCTAAGTACGACAGTAGCCCAGCAACTAAAAGCCGCTGAAGATGCTCTAGAAGGTCTCAGAGTTGACCTAAAGGACAGGCAAGAGGCAGCAGCCACCAGCAAGCAGCGGCGACAGATTGAGATATTTGATCCGAAGACACTAGAAGACAGAGCCGCCCTAAACGCTCGCCTACGTGATCTCCTGAATTATATCAGCTATGACACGGAAACCGGCTTAATGACTTACATAGTTGAAGGCGAGCCGGTCATAGAGCAGCAATTTAGCCATAATAAGAAATCATCCAGAGTGAGCGGCATGGGTACTGCATTCAACACCACGAAAGACGGAAT